A genome region from Chiroxiphia lanceolata isolate bChiLan1 chromosome 5, bChiLan1.pri, whole genome shotgun sequence includes the following:
- the ARNTL2 gene encoding aryl hydrocarbon receptor nuclear translocator-like protein 2 isoform X3: protein MAEAGAGSAEGAEEERRAAEDNFPVDGTPCVASGVSSLMNPITKPATSTPFNAPVPEIPRKRKGSDSDNQDTAEVDGDPQKRSEDEEHVKVKDFREAHSQTEKRRRDKMNNLIEELSAMIPQCNPMARKLDKLTVLRMAVQHLKSLKGSSSSYSEVRYKPSFLKDDELRQLILRAADGFLFVVGCNRGKILFVSESVCKILNYDQASLIGQSLFDYLHPKDVAKVKEQLSSSDVSPREKLVDGKTGLQVHTDFQAGPARLNSGARRSFFCRIKCSRTTVKEEKECLPNPKKKDHRKYCTIHCTGYLKNWPPNEVGVEEENDAEKDSSNFNCLVAIGRLHPYIVPQKSGEIKVKATEFVTRFAMDGKFVYVDQRATAILGYLPQELLGTSCYEYCHQDDHNHLAEKHKEVLQNKEKVFTNCYKFRAKDGTFVTLKSQWFSFMNPWTKELEYIVSNNTVVLGHKESAEEEVFYSSQPAEDAVKQSLVSVPGMSSGTVLGAGSIGTEIANEILELQRLHSSPSGELSPSHLLRKSPSPTLPVNCSNVPNKELIQLCPSETEVLENSEQTRGAIPFPNNEPLLSGNSQLDFDAICENDDTAMTALMNYLEADGGLGDPADLSDIQWAL, encoded by the exons ATAATTTCCCAGTAGATGGGACCCCGTGTGTTGCCTCTGGAGTCTCCAGCCTCATGAATCCCATAACCAAGCCTGCCACCAGCACTCCTTTCAATGCTCCTGTGCCTGAGATTCCCAGGAAGCGCAAAGGGAGTGATTCCGATAACCA GGATACAGCTGAAGTTGATGGTGATCCTCAGAAAAG GAGTGAAGATGAAGAACATGTTAAAGTGAAAGATTTCAG agaGGCTCACAGTCAAACAGAGAAACGAAGGAGagataaaatgaataatttgaTAGAGGAATTGTCTGCTATGATCCCTCAGTGCAACCCCATGGCCAGAAAGCTGGACAAGCTCACAGTGTTAAGGATGGCTGTGCAGCACTTAAAGTCTTTAAAAG GTTCCAGCAGCTCCTATTCAGAAGTCAGATATAAaccttcatttttaaaggatgaTGAACTCAGACAGTTAATCCTGAGG GCTGCAGATGGATTCCTGTTTGTGGTTGGATGCAACAGAGGAAAAATCCTGTTTGTCTCTGAATCAGTTTGCAAAATACTGAATTATGATCAG gcCAGTTTAATTGGACAAAGCCTGTTTGATTATTTGCATCCAAAAGATGTTGCAAAAGTCAAGGAGCAACTTTCTTCCTCAGATGTCTCCCCTCGGGAGAAGCTCGTGGATGGCAAAA CTGGCTTGCAAGTCCACACAGATTTCCAAGCTGGACCGGCTCGGCTGAATTCCGGGGCTCGCCGTTCCTTCTTCTGTCGGATAAAGTGTAGTAGGACCACagtgaaggaagagaaggagtgTTTGCCCAACCCAAAGAAGAAAG ATCACAGGAAATACTGCACCATTCACTGTACTGGGTACTTGAAGAACTGGCCTCCTAATGAGGTGGGagtagaagaagaaaatgatgcAGAAAAGGACAGTAGTAACTTTAACTGCCTTGTTGCAATTGGGAGGTTACACCCTTATATTGTTCCCCAAAAGAGTGGAGAGATAAAAGTCAAAGCAACAGAATTTGTTACACGGTTTGCCATGGATGGGAAGTTTGTTTATGTAGATCAGCG TGCAACAGCAATTTTAGGTTACCTGCCCCAAGAGCTTCTAGGAACTTCTTGTTACGAGTACTGCCACCAGGATGATCACAACCATCTAGCTGAAAAACATAAAGAAG TGCTGCAGAATAAAGAGAAAGTCTTTACAAATTGCTACAAATTTAGAGCAAAAGATGGGACTTTTGTTACTTTAAAGAGTCAGTGGTTTAGTTTCATGAATCCATGGACCAAAGAACTGGAGTACATTGTGTCAAACAACACTGTGGTATT AGGTCATAAGGAGTCAGCTGAAGAAGAGGTTTTCTACAGTTCCCAGCCTGCAGAAG ATGCTGTAAAACAGTCTTTAGTAAGTGTACCTGGAATGTCCTCTGGAACAGTCCTTGGTGCTGGAAGTATAGGAACCGAAATTGCAAATGAAATATTAGAGTTGCAAAG GTTGCATTCTTCACCATCAGGGGAGTTAAGTCCATCACATCTCCTGAGAAAGTCCCCTTCTCCAACTTTACCTGTGAACTGCAGCAAT GTGCCAAATAAAGAGTTGATCCAGTTAtgtccttcagaaacagaagttcTGGAGAATTCCGAACAAACCCGGGGTGCTATTCCATTTCCCAACAATGAGCCTCTACTCA GTGGTAATTCCCAGCTGGACTTTGATGCAATATGTGAAAATGATGACACTGCCATGACAGCTCTCATGAATTACCTGGAGGCTGATGGAGGCCTTGGGGACCCAGCTGACCTCAGTGACATCCAATGGGCTCTCTAG
- the ARNTL2 gene encoding aryl hydrocarbon receptor nuclear translocator-like protein 2 isoform X1, which produces MAEAGAGSAEGAEEERRAAEDNFPVDGTPCVASGVSSLMNPITKPATSTPFNAPVPEIPRKRKGSDSDNQDTAEVDGDPQKRSEDEEHVKVKDFSYRDKARKQKCLPGIPKDIQSFPLYSRVSREAHSQTEKRRRDKMNNLIEELSAMIPQCNPMARKLDKLTVLRMAVQHLKSLKGSSSSYSEVRYKPSFLKDDELRQLILRAADGFLFVVGCNRGKILFVSESVCKILNYDQASLIGQSLFDYLHPKDVAKVKEQLSSSDVSPREKLVDGKTGLQVHTDFQAGPARLNSGARRSFFCRIKCSRTTVKEEKECLPNPKKKDHRKYCTIHCTGYLKNWPPNEVGVEEENDAEKDSSNFNCLVAIGRLHPYIVPQKSGEIKVKATEFVTRFAMDGKFVYVDQRATAILGYLPQELLGTSCYEYCHQDDHNHLAEKHKEVLQNKEKVFTNCYKFRAKDGTFVTLKSQWFSFMNPWTKELEYIVSNNTVVLGHKESAEEEVFYSSQPAEDAVKQSLVSVPGMSSGTVLGAGSIGTEIANEILELQRLHSSPSGELSPSHLLRKSPSPTLPVNCSNVPNKELIQLCPSETEVLENSEQTRGAIPFPNNEPLLSGNSQLDFDAICENDDTAMTALMNYLEADGGLGDPADLSDIQWAL; this is translated from the exons ATAATTTCCCAGTAGATGGGACCCCGTGTGTTGCCTCTGGAGTCTCCAGCCTCATGAATCCCATAACCAAGCCTGCCACCAGCACTCCTTTCAATGCTCCTGTGCCTGAGATTCCCAGGAAGCGCAAAGGGAGTGATTCCGATAACCA GGATACAGCTGAAGTTGATGGTGATCCTCAGAAAAG GAGTGAAGATGAAGAACATGTTAAAGTGAAAGATTTCAG TTACAGAGATAAGGCTAGGAAGCAGAAATGTCTCCCAGGAATTCCTAAGGACATCCAGAGTTTTCCTCTGTATAGTAGGGTGTCCAG agaGGCTCACAGTCAAACAGAGAAACGAAGGAGagataaaatgaataatttgaTAGAGGAATTGTCTGCTATGATCCCTCAGTGCAACCCCATGGCCAGAAAGCTGGACAAGCTCACAGTGTTAAGGATGGCTGTGCAGCACTTAAAGTCTTTAAAAG GTTCCAGCAGCTCCTATTCAGAAGTCAGATATAAaccttcatttttaaaggatgaTGAACTCAGACAGTTAATCCTGAGG GCTGCAGATGGATTCCTGTTTGTGGTTGGATGCAACAGAGGAAAAATCCTGTTTGTCTCTGAATCAGTTTGCAAAATACTGAATTATGATCAG gcCAGTTTAATTGGACAAAGCCTGTTTGATTATTTGCATCCAAAAGATGTTGCAAAAGTCAAGGAGCAACTTTCTTCCTCAGATGTCTCCCCTCGGGAGAAGCTCGTGGATGGCAAAA CTGGCTTGCAAGTCCACACAGATTTCCAAGCTGGACCGGCTCGGCTGAATTCCGGGGCTCGCCGTTCCTTCTTCTGTCGGATAAAGTGTAGTAGGACCACagtgaaggaagagaaggagtgTTTGCCCAACCCAAAGAAGAAAG ATCACAGGAAATACTGCACCATTCACTGTACTGGGTACTTGAAGAACTGGCCTCCTAATGAGGTGGGagtagaagaagaaaatgatgcAGAAAAGGACAGTAGTAACTTTAACTGCCTTGTTGCAATTGGGAGGTTACACCCTTATATTGTTCCCCAAAAGAGTGGAGAGATAAAAGTCAAAGCAACAGAATTTGTTACACGGTTTGCCATGGATGGGAAGTTTGTTTATGTAGATCAGCG TGCAACAGCAATTTTAGGTTACCTGCCCCAAGAGCTTCTAGGAACTTCTTGTTACGAGTACTGCCACCAGGATGATCACAACCATCTAGCTGAAAAACATAAAGAAG TGCTGCAGAATAAAGAGAAAGTCTTTACAAATTGCTACAAATTTAGAGCAAAAGATGGGACTTTTGTTACTTTAAAGAGTCAGTGGTTTAGTTTCATGAATCCATGGACCAAAGAACTGGAGTACATTGTGTCAAACAACACTGTGGTATT AGGTCATAAGGAGTCAGCTGAAGAAGAGGTTTTCTACAGTTCCCAGCCTGCAGAAG ATGCTGTAAAACAGTCTTTAGTAAGTGTACCTGGAATGTCCTCTGGAACAGTCCTTGGTGCTGGAAGTATAGGAACCGAAATTGCAAATGAAATATTAGAGTTGCAAAG GTTGCATTCTTCACCATCAGGGGAGTTAAGTCCATCACATCTCCTGAGAAAGTCCCCTTCTCCAACTTTACCTGTGAACTGCAGCAAT GTGCCAAATAAAGAGTTGATCCAGTTAtgtccttcagaaacagaagttcTGGAGAATTCCGAACAAACCCGGGGTGCTATTCCATTTCCCAACAATGAGCCTCTACTCA GTGGTAATTCCCAGCTGGACTTTGATGCAATATGTGAAAATGATGACACTGCCATGACAGCTCTCATGAATTACCTGGAGGCTGATGGAGGCCTTGGGGACCCAGCTGACCTCAGTGACATCCAATGGGCTCTCTAG
- the ARNTL2 gene encoding aryl hydrocarbon receptor nuclear translocator-like protein 2 isoform X2 codes for MYGGYNFPVDGTPCVASGVSSLMNPITKPATSTPFNAPVPEIPRKRKGSDSDNQDTAEVDGDPQKRSEDEEHVKVKDFSYRDKARKQKCLPGIPKDIQSFPLYSRVSREAHSQTEKRRRDKMNNLIEELSAMIPQCNPMARKLDKLTVLRMAVQHLKSLKGSSSSYSEVRYKPSFLKDDELRQLILRAADGFLFVVGCNRGKILFVSESVCKILNYDQASLIGQSLFDYLHPKDVAKVKEQLSSSDVSPREKLVDGKTGLQVHTDFQAGPARLNSGARRSFFCRIKCSRTTVKEEKECLPNPKKKDHRKYCTIHCTGYLKNWPPNEVGVEEENDAEKDSSNFNCLVAIGRLHPYIVPQKSGEIKVKATEFVTRFAMDGKFVYVDQRATAILGYLPQELLGTSCYEYCHQDDHNHLAEKHKEVLQNKEKVFTNCYKFRAKDGTFVTLKSQWFSFMNPWTKELEYIVSNNTVVLGHKESAEEEVFYSSQPAEDAVKQSLVSVPGMSSGTVLGAGSIGTEIANEILELQRLHSSPSGELSPSHLLRKSPSPTLPVNCSNVPNKELIQLCPSETEVLENSEQTRGAIPFPNNEPLLSGNSQLDFDAICENDDTAMTALMNYLEADGGLGDPADLSDIQWAL; via the exons ATGTATGGAGGCT ATAATTTCCCAGTAGATGGGACCCCGTGTGTTGCCTCTGGAGTCTCCAGCCTCATGAATCCCATAACCAAGCCTGCCACCAGCACTCCTTTCAATGCTCCTGTGCCTGAGATTCCCAGGAAGCGCAAAGGGAGTGATTCCGATAACCA GGATACAGCTGAAGTTGATGGTGATCCTCAGAAAAG GAGTGAAGATGAAGAACATGTTAAAGTGAAAGATTTCAG TTACAGAGATAAGGCTAGGAAGCAGAAATGTCTCCCAGGAATTCCTAAGGACATCCAGAGTTTTCCTCTGTATAGTAGGGTGTCCAG agaGGCTCACAGTCAAACAGAGAAACGAAGGAGagataaaatgaataatttgaTAGAGGAATTGTCTGCTATGATCCCTCAGTGCAACCCCATGGCCAGAAAGCTGGACAAGCTCACAGTGTTAAGGATGGCTGTGCAGCACTTAAAGTCTTTAAAAG GTTCCAGCAGCTCCTATTCAGAAGTCAGATATAAaccttcatttttaaaggatgaTGAACTCAGACAGTTAATCCTGAGG GCTGCAGATGGATTCCTGTTTGTGGTTGGATGCAACAGAGGAAAAATCCTGTTTGTCTCTGAATCAGTTTGCAAAATACTGAATTATGATCAG gcCAGTTTAATTGGACAAAGCCTGTTTGATTATTTGCATCCAAAAGATGTTGCAAAAGTCAAGGAGCAACTTTCTTCCTCAGATGTCTCCCCTCGGGAGAAGCTCGTGGATGGCAAAA CTGGCTTGCAAGTCCACACAGATTTCCAAGCTGGACCGGCTCGGCTGAATTCCGGGGCTCGCCGTTCCTTCTTCTGTCGGATAAAGTGTAGTAGGACCACagtgaaggaagagaaggagtgTTTGCCCAACCCAAAGAAGAAAG ATCACAGGAAATACTGCACCATTCACTGTACTGGGTACTTGAAGAACTGGCCTCCTAATGAGGTGGGagtagaagaagaaaatgatgcAGAAAAGGACAGTAGTAACTTTAACTGCCTTGTTGCAATTGGGAGGTTACACCCTTATATTGTTCCCCAAAAGAGTGGAGAGATAAAAGTCAAAGCAACAGAATTTGTTACACGGTTTGCCATGGATGGGAAGTTTGTTTATGTAGATCAGCG TGCAACAGCAATTTTAGGTTACCTGCCCCAAGAGCTTCTAGGAACTTCTTGTTACGAGTACTGCCACCAGGATGATCACAACCATCTAGCTGAAAAACATAAAGAAG TGCTGCAGAATAAAGAGAAAGTCTTTACAAATTGCTACAAATTTAGAGCAAAAGATGGGACTTTTGTTACTTTAAAGAGTCAGTGGTTTAGTTTCATGAATCCATGGACCAAAGAACTGGAGTACATTGTGTCAAACAACACTGTGGTATT AGGTCATAAGGAGTCAGCTGAAGAAGAGGTTTTCTACAGTTCCCAGCCTGCAGAAG ATGCTGTAAAACAGTCTTTAGTAAGTGTACCTGGAATGTCCTCTGGAACAGTCCTTGGTGCTGGAAGTATAGGAACCGAAATTGCAAATGAAATATTAGAGTTGCAAAG GTTGCATTCTTCACCATCAGGGGAGTTAAGTCCATCACATCTCCTGAGAAAGTCCCCTTCTCCAACTTTACCTGTGAACTGCAGCAAT GTGCCAAATAAAGAGTTGATCCAGTTAtgtccttcagaaacagaagttcTGGAGAATTCCGAACAAACCCGGGGTGCTATTCCATTTCCCAACAATGAGCCTCTACTCA GTGGTAATTCCCAGCTGGACTTTGATGCAATATGTGAAAATGATGACACTGCCATGACAGCTCTCATGAATTACCTGGAGGCTGATGGAGGCCTTGGGGACCCAGCTGACCTCAGTGACATCCAATGGGCTCTCTAG
- the ARNTL2 gene encoding aryl hydrocarbon receptor nuclear translocator-like protein 2 isoform X4, giving the protein MNPITKPATSTPFNAPVPEIPRKRKGSDSDNQDTAEVDGDPQKRSEDEEHVKVKDFSYRDKARKQKCLPGIPKDIQSFPLYSRVSREAHSQTEKRRRDKMNNLIEELSAMIPQCNPMARKLDKLTVLRMAVQHLKSLKGSSSSYSEVRYKPSFLKDDELRQLILRAADGFLFVVGCNRGKILFVSESVCKILNYDQASLIGQSLFDYLHPKDVAKVKEQLSSSDVSPREKLVDGKTGLQVHTDFQAGPARLNSGARRSFFCRIKCSRTTVKEEKECLPNPKKKDHRKYCTIHCTGYLKNWPPNEVGVEEENDAEKDSSNFNCLVAIGRLHPYIVPQKSGEIKVKATEFVTRFAMDGKFVYVDQRATAILGYLPQELLGTSCYEYCHQDDHNHLAEKHKEVLQNKEKVFTNCYKFRAKDGTFVTLKSQWFSFMNPWTKELEYIVSNNTVVLGHKESAEEEVFYSSQPAEDAVKQSLVSVPGMSSGTVLGAGSIGTEIANEILELQRLHSSPSGELSPSHLLRKSPSPTLPVNCSNVPNKELIQLCPSETEVLENSEQTRGAIPFPNNEPLLSGNSQLDFDAICENDDTAMTALMNYLEADGGLGDPADLSDIQWAL; this is encoded by the exons ATGAATCCCATAACCAAGCCTGCCACCAGCACTCCTTTCAATGCTCCTGTGCCTGAGATTCCCAGGAAGCGCAAAGGGAGTGATTCCGATAACCA GGATACAGCTGAAGTTGATGGTGATCCTCAGAAAAG GAGTGAAGATGAAGAACATGTTAAAGTGAAAGATTTCAG TTACAGAGATAAGGCTAGGAAGCAGAAATGTCTCCCAGGAATTCCTAAGGACATCCAGAGTTTTCCTCTGTATAGTAGGGTGTCCAG agaGGCTCACAGTCAAACAGAGAAACGAAGGAGagataaaatgaataatttgaTAGAGGAATTGTCTGCTATGATCCCTCAGTGCAACCCCATGGCCAGAAAGCTGGACAAGCTCACAGTGTTAAGGATGGCTGTGCAGCACTTAAAGTCTTTAAAAG GTTCCAGCAGCTCCTATTCAGAAGTCAGATATAAaccttcatttttaaaggatgaTGAACTCAGACAGTTAATCCTGAGG GCTGCAGATGGATTCCTGTTTGTGGTTGGATGCAACAGAGGAAAAATCCTGTTTGTCTCTGAATCAGTTTGCAAAATACTGAATTATGATCAG gcCAGTTTAATTGGACAAAGCCTGTTTGATTATTTGCATCCAAAAGATGTTGCAAAAGTCAAGGAGCAACTTTCTTCCTCAGATGTCTCCCCTCGGGAGAAGCTCGTGGATGGCAAAA CTGGCTTGCAAGTCCACACAGATTTCCAAGCTGGACCGGCTCGGCTGAATTCCGGGGCTCGCCGTTCCTTCTTCTGTCGGATAAAGTGTAGTAGGACCACagtgaaggaagagaaggagtgTTTGCCCAACCCAAAGAAGAAAG ATCACAGGAAATACTGCACCATTCACTGTACTGGGTACTTGAAGAACTGGCCTCCTAATGAGGTGGGagtagaagaagaaaatgatgcAGAAAAGGACAGTAGTAACTTTAACTGCCTTGTTGCAATTGGGAGGTTACACCCTTATATTGTTCCCCAAAAGAGTGGAGAGATAAAAGTCAAAGCAACAGAATTTGTTACACGGTTTGCCATGGATGGGAAGTTTGTTTATGTAGATCAGCG TGCAACAGCAATTTTAGGTTACCTGCCCCAAGAGCTTCTAGGAACTTCTTGTTACGAGTACTGCCACCAGGATGATCACAACCATCTAGCTGAAAAACATAAAGAAG TGCTGCAGAATAAAGAGAAAGTCTTTACAAATTGCTACAAATTTAGAGCAAAAGATGGGACTTTTGTTACTTTAAAGAGTCAGTGGTTTAGTTTCATGAATCCATGGACCAAAGAACTGGAGTACATTGTGTCAAACAACACTGTGGTATT AGGTCATAAGGAGTCAGCTGAAGAAGAGGTTTTCTACAGTTCCCAGCCTGCAGAAG ATGCTGTAAAACAGTCTTTAGTAAGTGTACCTGGAATGTCCTCTGGAACAGTCCTTGGTGCTGGAAGTATAGGAACCGAAATTGCAAATGAAATATTAGAGTTGCAAAG GTTGCATTCTTCACCATCAGGGGAGTTAAGTCCATCACATCTCCTGAGAAAGTCCCCTTCTCCAACTTTACCTGTGAACTGCAGCAAT GTGCCAAATAAAGAGTTGATCCAGTTAtgtccttcagaaacagaagttcTGGAGAATTCCGAACAAACCCGGGGTGCTATTCCATTTCCCAACAATGAGCCTCTACTCA GTGGTAATTCCCAGCTGGACTTTGATGCAATATGTGAAAATGATGACACTGCCATGACAGCTCTCATGAATTACCTGGAGGCTGATGGAGGCCTTGGGGACCCAGCTGACCTCAGTGACATCCAATGGGCTCTCTAG